In Dermacentor silvarum isolate Dsil-2018 unplaced genomic scaffold, BIME_Dsil_1.4 Seq563, whole genome shotgun sequence, a single window of DNA contains:
- the LOC119435243 gene encoding uncharacterized protein LOC119435243 codes for MARSNSSGPGAVNVSPAALEAKRRGSSSDVRALGVCAFVDQVSGTPQPSGDLCLNPSLFRGLETLVSNCPTCAETRVQCSEPMLPSATPTRPWEEVGVDLFHLNGQDYVLLVDYRSRFPEVISLRSTSAPAVINVIKSVFARHGTPRLVRSDNGPQFAAREFSAFADSYGFRYVTSSPHFPQFNGEVEWMVRTVKDLLRKADDPYLALLAYRDIPGVNGVSPAQLLMGRRLQTRVPKASHQLEPTWPPSVPFTRRDQDNRRRQVSDFNRRHAAHELRPLQAGEQVWVRDVNSPAIVMGPAQRPRSYVVETPTGVLQRNRMHLVPTTGRPAEDTTSTPGTPAAAQTAMSPTTPGADQAAQDQETASPRESTSSADAPCGSPSTPRFSRFGRKIHSPRRLDL; via the exons ATGGCGCGGTCGAACTCATCAGGGCCAGGAGCCGTCAACGTCTCTCCAGCGGCGCTCGAAGCCAAAAGGCGCGGGTCGTCCTCCGACGTCAGA GCCTTGGGCGTCTGCGCGTTTGTCGACCAAGTCTCGGGGACTCCACAGCCCTCGGGCGACTTGTGTCTCAATCCCAGCCTCTTCCGAGGACTTGAGACACTGGTGTCAAACTGCCCCACGTGCGCCGAAACCAGGGTGCAGTGCTCGGAACCTATGCTGCCGTCAGCCACTCCAACTCGGCCTTGGGAAGAGGTGGGCGTCGATCTGTTTCATTTGAACGGCCAGGACTACGTCCTTCTGGTGGATTACCGGTCACGCTTCCCGGAGGTCATCAGCCTGCGCTCTACGTCAGCACCTGCGGTGATCAACGTCATCAAGAGCGTCTTCGCGCGCCACGGGACCCCAAGACTGGTGCGCAGCGATAATGGTCCTCAGTTTGCTGCAAGAGAGTTCTCCGCCTTCGCCGATTCCTATGGTTTCCGCTACGTCACTAGCAGCCCCCATTTTCCACAGTTCAACGGGGAGGTGGAATGGATGGTGAGGACGGTTAAGgacctgctgcggaaggcggatgATCCTTACCTTGCGCTCCTGGCATACCGCGACATCCCTGGGGTAAACGGAGtgagccctgctcagctgctcatgggcAGACGCCTACAGACCCGGGTACCGAAGGCGTCGCATCAGCTGGAGCCTACCTGGCCGCCGTCGGTCCCATTCACTCGGCGTGATCAAGATAACCGCAGGCGCCAAGTGTCTGACTTCAACAGAAGACACGCGGCTCATGAACTGCGGCCTCTTCAGGCAGGCGAGCAGGTCTGGGTACGGGACGTCAACTCCCCCGCGATCGTCATGGGGCCAGCACAACGCCCTCGCTCCTACGTGGTGGAGACTCCCACAGGTGTACTCCAGCGCAACCGGATGCACCTGGTTCCAACGACGGGACGTCCTGCGGAAGACACTACCAGTACGCCTGGAACTCCCGCGGCGGCGCAGACCGCCATGTCCCCAACAACGCCTGGAGCTGATCAAGCAGCCCAAGACCAGGAAACCGCATCGCCTCGGGAAAGCACCTCCTCTGCAGATGCACCCTGCGGTTCTCCTTCAACGCCACGCTTCTCTAGGTTCGGCAGAAAGATACACAGTCCGAGAAGGCTCGACCTATGA